In a single window of the Gossypium hirsutum isolate 1008001.06 chromosome D02, Gossypium_hirsutum_v2.1, whole genome shotgun sequence genome:
- the LOC107908352 gene encoding 1-aminocyclopropane-1-carboxylate oxidase 5: MAVLLFFFFLLFDISRAIPVLDFSKLNGHERAKTLAHIANACEDWGFFHLVNHGIAEDLLERVKKVSTDFYKLEREENFKNSKVVKLLNETGDKKLENVDWEDIVTLTDDNENEWPSQTPGFKETFKEFRYELKKLAEKILEVLDENLGLPKGHIKKAFDGEEGENNAFFGTKVSHYPPCPNPERVIGLRPHTDAGGLILLFQDDEVGGLQVWKDGEWIDVEPLKNTIVISVGDQIEVISNGRYKSAWHRVFSTTDSNRRSVASYYNPSHKATIAPAPQLMKETNEEWNQAYPKFVFGDYMSVYYQQKFHPKEPRFQAVSAM; the protein is encoded by the exons ATGGCggttcttcttttcttcttctttttgttgtTCGACATTTCAAGGGCGATTCCGGTGCTTGATTTCTCTAAGCTCAATGGCCACGAGAGGGCCAAAACACTAGCTCACATTGCTAATGCATGCGAGGATTGGGGATTTTTTCAT CTGGTGAACCATGGGATTGCAGAGGATCTGCTGGAGAGAGTGAAGAAGGTTTCAACAGATTTCTATAAGCTGGAAAGGGAAGAGAATTTCAAGAACTCGAAGGTggtgaaattgttgaatgaaactGGTGACAAAAAGTTGGAGAATGTGGATTGGGAAGATATTGTAACTTTGACGGATGATAATGAAAATGAATGGCCGTCTCAAACACCAGGATTTAA GGAAACCTTTAAGGAATTCAGATATGAGCTGAAGAAATTGGCTGAAAAAATCTTGGAAGTATTGGATGAAAACTTGGGGTTACCAAAAGGGCACATTAAGAAGGCTTTCGACGGTGAAGAAGGTGAAAACAATGCCTTCTTTGGCACAAAGGTGAGTCACTATCCGCCATGCCCGAACCCTGAAAGGGTCATTGGACTTCGACCCCACACCGATGCCGGTGGCCTCATCTTACTCTTTCAAGACGACGAAGTGGGCGGCCTTCAAGTATGGAAAGATGGGGAATGGATCGATGTGGAGCCGTTGAAGAACACGATCGTGATCAGCGTCGGTGATCAGATCGAGGTGATTAGCAATGGGCGATATAAGAGCGCTTGGCACCGTGTTTTCAGCACCACTGATAGCAACAGGCGATCCGTTGCTTCGTATTATAACCCTTCACATAAAGCCACCATTGCTCCTGCACCACAACTGATGAAGGAAACGAATGAAGAATGGAATCAAGCTTATCCCAAATTTGTGTTTGGTGACTATATGTCTGTTTATTATCAGCAAAAGTTCCACCCGAAAGAACCAAGGTTCCAAGCTGTATCGGCCATGTGA
- the LOC107908020 gene encoding uncharacterized protein, whose protein sequence is MAPYEALYGCMCRTPLCWTELGECRVLGPKLIFKIEDNVKVIRDRLKGKLSPRFIRSFQIVKRVGLITYQLEIPPELDYIHDVFLVSMLRRYQSNPSYIVSVEEIEVRLDLTFEKEPIQILDRDVKVLMRKSISLVKVLWQNHGTEEATWEPEGSILL, encoded by the exons atggcaccttacgaggctctgtatggttgtATGTGTCGTACTCcgttgtgttggactgagttgggtgagtgtCGGGTTTTGGGTCCCAAATTGATTTTTAAGATTGAAGATAATGTTAAAGTGATTCGGGATCGTCTTAAG ggcaagttgagtcctagGTTCATTAGGTCGTTCCAGATTGTGAAACGTGTTGGACTGATCACCTATCAGCTAGAGATACCTCCCGAGTTAGACtatattcacgatgtgttcctCGTCTCCATGTTGAGGCGGTATCAGTCGAATCCATCTTACATTGtctctgttgaggagattgaggttagactgGATTTAACTTTCGAGAAGGAACCAATTCAGATTCTGGATAGAGATGTTAAAGTCTTGATGAGGAAGTCTATTTCTCTGGTTAAggttctgtggcagaatcatggcactgaggaagccacttgggaacctgaggGTTCGATTCTTCTGTAA